The Apium graveolens cultivar Ventura chromosome 11, ASM990537v1, whole genome shotgun sequence genome has a window encoding:
- the LOC141696086 gene encoding uncharacterized protein LOC141696086 translates to MGVNPSYMWRSILSAKDAIKVGCRRRIGDGASTKVWKMSWLPCEENGCVSTAVIPELQDNNVQHLMHTNTNTWDSDLLAELFDDRDCQLIQRVPISLGQRSDSRFWLHDPRKSLRICSHESIIGMETGSDLDNNKKQPVYAENLSWSRPPVGWITVNVDAALCWDNCVGVGAVIRDSEEKFVRARCGRINDRWQPREAEALSLKIALSWVLSLHYDHCIFQTDSKLLAEACKSIDGDSYFHTITLDCVDLCKHFNHVAICA, encoded by the exons ATGGGTGTAAATCCAAGCTACATGTGGCGTAGTATTTTATCTGCTAAAGATGCTATTAAAGTAGGTTGTCGACGAAGAATTGGTGATGGAGCTAGTACCAAGGTCTGGAAGATGTCGTGGTTACCGTGTGAGGAAAATGGATGTGTATCTACAGCTGTAATTCCTGAGCTTCAAGATAATAATGTTCAACATTTGATGCACACTAATACAAATACATGGGACTCTGACTTGTTGGCTGAGTTGTTTGATGACCGAGACTGCCAGTTAATTCAAAGAGTTCCAATCTCACTTGGTCAAAGAAGCGATTCCCGGTTCTGGTTACATGATCCAAGGAAAAGTTTACG AATCTGCAGCCATGAGTCTATTATCGGAATGGAGACGGGCTCTGACCTGGACAACAATAAAAAGCAACCGGTGTATGCTGAGAACTTAAGTTGGAGCAGGCCACCTGTTGGATGGATAACAGTGAATGTCGATGCTGCTCTTTGCTGGGATAACTGTGTTGGTGTTGGTGCGGTAATTCGTGACTCAGAGGAAAAGTTTGTTCGTGCACGCTGTGGTCGTATAAATGACAGATGGCAACCTAGGGAAGCTGAAGCTTTAAGCTTGAAGATTGCTCTTTCCTGGGTCCTAAGTTTGCACTATGATCATTGCATTTTCCAAACTGATTCCAAGCTATTAGCTGAAGCTTGCAAAAGCATAGATGGAGATAGTTATTTTCATACCATCACTTTAGATTGTGTTGATTTGTGTAAGCACTTTAATCATGTTGCAATATGTGCGTAG
- the LOC141697323 gene encoding uncharacterized protein LOC141697323 has product MEMNNFSGGDSHIAQQSRRNKLRVQNSENLDEHYTSGLDQLSVHPDLIRNIKYGAMSYDFSSDMVNYVSRNESLVSAENVAVANLSHPISSNLNLSAAKAGDPHNCSNWKSLGSHQNCDFIVNNYHRNNNSISISESSSKPLFSGGEGRGSFKVNNIFSPSFHMKQSSSYGYNHDTMLHSSLVASPSPYNYQNTLQEVVTSAGVGAQGQDMVRYGGKDSSELVFLPSYNDYQVTQGRSCDGADWVNRPMEVFRNQNGQDLANKSIREHLRVGDGSNTQGLSLSLSSVSQTHNRREGQFGERNSLSDRPLDSKPFKSDYLCSSSRMSPGSKVYGSNRQNTVGITAIPHRDAAGPLGPFTGYATILKNSKYLNPTLQLMDELCRVTGSKQIELRDVYSGKNFDEDMVSAADHAVNAAHDSMVGPAKGGYSGASSSSFYSSNGVSGEAGGRSNANDSYHPEYHQKKTKLLCMQEELCRRYRQYHQQMQMVVTSFESVAGLSAAAPYISVALRTVSRHFRCLKQVISEQLGHIGRTLEEDLSSPTAGTSSSTKCDASTSGLRLIEHQKQKSCGSSMIFFEPQQAVWRPQRGLPERAVAVLRAWLFDHFLHPYPTDTDKHMLATQTGLTRNQVSNWFINARVRVWKPMVEEIHVLETKGSAESSSHKGKPDGNAAPEFITNQYDAQSINKPCGIDHSRSRDMTSSGVWNQEKRSRLECQIPPGVDAGSLMSFLPYQRGELEIGSGLGAVSLTLGLRQSAESAQQLQQQDQYQQHFGGHMIHDFAG; this is encoded by the exons ATGGAGATGAACAATTTTTCCGGAGGAGACTCTCATATTGCTCAACAAAGCCGAAGGAATAAATTGAGAGTTCAGAATTCGGAGAATTTAGATGAACATTACACTAGTGGCTTAGATCAGTTATCGGTTCACCCGGATCTCATTCGAAATATTAAGTATGGAGCTATGTCTTATGATTTTTCATCCGATATGGTCAATTATGTGTCTAGAAATGAGTCTCTAGTGTCGGCTGAGAATGTTGCTGTTGCTAATTTGTCGCACCCGATTTCATCAAATCTCAACCTCTCAGCTGCTAAAGCAGGTGACCCACATAATTGTAGCAATTGGAAAAGCCTTGGTTCACATCAAAACTGTGATTTTATCGTCAATAATTATCACCGTAACAATAATTCTATAAGCATTAGCGAAAGCAGTTCAAAACCACTGTTTTCAGGAGGAGAAGGTCGCGGTTCATTCAAGGTAAACAACATTTTCTCACCTTCATTTCATATGAAGCAGTCTAGTAGCTACGGTTATAACCATGATACCATGTTACATTCATCTTTAGTAGCTAGTCCGTCTCCTTATAATTACCAAAATACCCTTCAAGAAGTTGTTACTTCTGCCGGTGTCGGAGCCCAAGGGCAAGATATGGTTAGATATGGTGGTAAGGATTCAAGTGAACTTGTTTTTCTTCCGAGTTATAATGATTATCAAGTGACTCAAGGGCGTTCTTGTGATGGAGCTGATTGGGTAAATAGGCCAATGGAGGTGTTTCGAAATCAAAATGGACAAGATCTAGCTAATAAAAGTATTAGAGAGCACCTGAGAGTTGGTGATGGTTCTAATACTCAGGGATTATCTCTTTCACTTTCATCGGTTTCACAGACTCATAACAGACGTGAAGGTCAGTTTGGAGAGAGAAACAGTTTAAGTGATCGTCCCCTTGATTCAAAACCTTTCAAGTCTGATTATTTATGCTCAAGTTCTAGAATGTCGCCTGGAAGTAAAGTTTATGGAAGTAATAGGCAAAACACAGTTGGAATTACGGCTATTCCTCATCGAGATGCTGCTGGTCCTCTTGGTCCTTTTACGGGTTACGCGACTATACTGAAGAATTCGAAATATTTGAACCCAACATTGCAGTTAATGGATGAGCTGTGTCGTGTAACTGGATCAAAACAAATCGAGCTACGTGATGTGTACTCTGGTAAAAATTTTGATGAAGATATGGTTTCTGCTGCTGATCACGCCGTTAATGCTGCTCACGACAGCATGGTTGGGCCGGCCAAGGGTGGTTACTCAGGTGCCTCGTCCTCAAGTTTCTATAGTTCAAATGGAGTCAGTGGGGAAGCTGGAGGCCGAAGTAATGCAAACGACAGTTACCATCCAGAGTATCATCAAAAGAAGACGAAGCTGTTGTGTATGCAGGAGGAG CTTTGCAGAAGGTACAGACAATATCATCAACAAATGCAGATGGTTGTCACGTCGTTTGAATCTGTGGCAGGTCTCAGTGCGGCTGCCCCCTATATTTCAGTGGCTCTGAGAACCGTCTCGAGGCACTTTCGATGTCTAAAACAAGTGATTTCTGAACAGCTCGGGCATATTGGAAGAACGCTGGAAGAGGATCTGTCATCGCCAACTGCTGGTACAAGTAGCAGTACAAAATGTGATGCAAGTACCTCAGGATTAAGACTCATTGAACATCAGAAACAGAAATCTTGTGGGAGCAGTATGATTTTCTTTGAACCCCAACAAGCTGTTTGGAGGCCCCAAAGAGGCCTACCAGAGCGGGCTGTTGCTGTTCTTAGAGCCTGGCTGTTTGACCATTTCCTTCACCC GTATCCAACCGACACCGACAAACACATGCTGGCTACTCAAACCGGTTTAACTCGAAACCAG GTCTCAAACTGGTTTATTAATGCTCGAGTACGTGTCTGGAAACCCATGGTTGAGGAAATACATGTACTTGAAACCAAAGGCTCAGCAGAGTCAAGCTCACATAAGGGAAAGCCTGATGGTAATGCAGCACCAGAATTTATCACGAACCAATATGATGCCCAATCCATAAACAAGCCCTGTGGAATTGATCATTCTAGAAGCAGAGATATGACCAGTTCAGGAGTATGGAATCAGGAGAAGAGGTCAAGGCTCGAATGTCAGATTCCACCTGGTGTGGATGCTGGGTCCTTGATGAGCTTTCTACCATATCAAAGAGGCGAGCTTGAGATAGGAAGTGGACTTGGAGCTGTGTCCCTCACATTGGGTCTCAGACAAAGTGCAGAGAGCGCCCAGCAACTGCAACAACAGGATCAGTATCAGCAGCATTTTGGAGGACATATGATTCATGATTTTGCTggctaa